One genomic region from Sciurus carolinensis chromosome 2, mSciCar1.2, whole genome shotgun sequence encodes:
- the LOC124977501 gene encoding olfactory receptor 4F3/4F16/4F29, whose translation MDGGNHSVVSEFVFLGLTRSWEIQLLLLVFSSVLYVASMTGNILIVFSVTTDPHLHSPMYFLLAGLSFIDLGACSVTSPKMIYDLFRKRKIISFGGCVTQIFFIHVIGGVEMVLLMTMAFDRYVAICKPLHYLTIMSPRRCILFLAAAWGLGIIHSLFQLAFLINVPFCGPNTLDSFYCDLPLLLRLACADTYKLQFMVTVNSGFICVGSFFMLLISYVFILFTVWKHSSGGSSKALSTLSAHITVVILFFGSTLFVYTWPHSNSQIDKFLAIFDAVLTPFLNPVIYTFRNKDMKAAMKRICRQLVIYRKIS comes from the coding sequence ATGGATGGAGGGAATCACTCGGTGGTGTCTGAGTTTGTATTTCTGGGACTCACCCGTTCGTGGGAGatccagctcctcctcctggtGTTCTCCTCTGTGCTCTATGTGGCAAGCATGACTGGCAACATCCTCATTGTGTTTTCTGTGACCACTGATCCTCACTTACACTCCCCTATGTACTTCCTGCTGGCGGGTCTTTCTTTCATTGACTTGGGAGCCTGCTCTGTCACTTCCCCCAAGATGATTTATGACCTTTTCAGGAAGCGCAAAATTATCTCCTTTGGAGGCTGCGTCACCCAGATCTTCTTCATCCATGTCATTGGTGGTGTGGAGATGGTGCTGCTCATGACCATGGCCTTTGACAGATATGTGGCCATATGCAAGCCTCTGCACTACCTGACCATCATGAGCCCACGGAGGTGCATTTTGTTTCTGGCTGCTGCCTGGGGCCTCGGCATTATTCACTCACTGTTCCAACTGGCATTTCTTATTAATGTGCCCTTCTGTGGCCCTAATACACTGGACAGCTTTTACTGCGACCTTCCTCTGCTTCTCAGATTGGCCTGTGCAGATACCTACAAGTTGCAGTTCATGGTCACTGTCAACAGTGGGTTTATCTGTGTTGGCTCTTTCTTTATGCTTCTCATCTCCTATGTCTTCATCCTGTTCACTGTTTGGAAACACTCCTCAGGTGGTTCATCCAAGGCCCTCTCCACTCTCTCAGCTCACATCACTGTGGTCATTTTGTTCTTTGGTTCAACACTGTTTGTTTATACATGGCCACACTCTAATTCACAGATAGACAAATTTCTTGCTATTTTTGATGCAGTTCTCACTCCTTTTCTGAATCCAGTCATTTACACATTCAGGAATAAAGACATGAAAGCAGCAATGAAGAGAATATGTAGACAGCTTGTGATTTATAGAAAGATCTCATAA